Proteins from a genomic interval of Candidatus Kapaibacterium sp.:
- a CDS encoding type II restriction endonuclease, producing the protein MSEQFKIFLSQLSETNATLGYFTDFKKIKSNVSKIAIKLNQLNYLIGKENLGEAIQELYDENPKVFEVIDILIAVRKNKKAKTFNSNGDIVFLDTYFHSSKSITEYIEETGLGDVFRNKNITNLVDYVFGIEVGLDTNARKNRGGANMSKAVSLFFDNADIIYKKEVINTIYPEIISLGADIKRFDFVIKTKKKTYLIETNYYNSGGSKLNETARSYTDVALKINQYKNYEFVWITDGQGWHSAKNKLEEAFSVIPSLYNLSTLHLFIEKIKNEGLVEI; encoded by the coding sequence ATGTCAGAGCAATTTAAAATCTTCTTATCACAACTTTCAGAAACCAATGCAACACTTGGCTATTTCACTGATTTTAAGAAAATAAAAAGCAACGTTTCTAAAATTGCAATCAAACTCAACCAATTAAATTACTTGATTGGCAAAGAGAATTTAGGTGAAGCAATCCAAGAACTTTATGACGAGAATCCGAAGGTTTTTGAAGTTATTGACATTCTAATAGCAGTTCGTAAAAATAAGAAAGCAAAAACCTTTAATAGCAATGGTGACATTGTTTTTCTTGATACCTATTTTCATTCTTCAAAATCAATTACCGAATACATTGAAGAAACAGGTTTGGGAGATGTATTCAGAAATAAGAATATCACAAACCTTGTGGATTACGTTTTCGGAATTGAAGTTGGTTTAGATACAAACGCGAGAAAAAACAGAGGTGGTGCGAATATGTCAAAAGCGGTGTCACTATTTTTCGATAATGCAGACATAATTTATAAAAAAGAAGTTATCAATACAATCTATCCCGAAATCATAAGTTTAGGAGCAGATATAAAACGATTTGATTTTGTTATTAAAACAAAAAAGAAAACGTATTTGATTGAAACCAATTATTACAACAGCGGTGGTTCGAAACTTAATGAAACTGCAAGGTCTTACACTGATGTTGCTCTGAAAATAAACCAATACAAAAATTACGAATTTGTTTGGATTACAGACGGACAAGGTTGGCATTCAGCCAAAAACAAACTTGAAGAGGCATTTAGCGTTATTCCAAGTTTATACAATCTTTCGACTCTTCATTTGTTTATTGAGAAAATAAAGAACGAAGGATTAGTTGAAATTTAA
- a CDS encoding DNA adenine methylase — protein sequence MIEKIAKPFLKWAGGKTQLINDIEKALPKDISRDEFTYIEPFVGSGAVLFSMINKFPNLERAVINDINEDLINTYRIIASKPKELISILEILQNEFHDLKGNEEKKKLYYYHKRELYNARNEEQSGQAALFIFLNRTCFNGLYRVNRKNEFNVPMGSYKQPTICDKENILAVNKALQKVEILCGDYQATLKFAEANTLFYFDPPYKPLSETSSFNAYAKYDFNDNEQIRLRDFCTKVDSLNHNWILSNSDLKGKDINDNFFDDLYSDFNIQRVDARRSINANPEKRGSLKELLITNQTKSKEYVRAI from the coding sequence ATGATAGAAAAAATAGCAAAACCGTTTTTGAAATGGGCAGGTGGGAAAACCCAACTCATAAATGATATCGAAAAGGCTTTGCCAAAAGACATTTCGAGAGATGAATTCACATATATTGAGCCTTTTGTAGGCAGCGGGGCTGTACTTTTTTCGATGATAAACAAGTTCCCAAACCTTGAAAGAGCTGTTATAAATGACATCAACGAAGACTTAATCAATACATATAGAATCATTGCTTCAAAACCAAAAGAACTAATATCAATACTTGAAATTTTACAAAATGAATTTCACGATTTGAAAGGTAACGAAGAAAAAAAGAAACTCTATTACTACCATAAAAGAGAATTGTACAACGCAAGAAATGAAGAGCAAAGCGGTCAAGCGGCTTTGTTTATTTTTCTAAATCGTACTTGTTTCAATGGGTTGTATAGAGTGAATCGCAAGAATGAATTCAATGTTCCTATGGGCAGTTACAAACAACCAACTATTTGCGACAAAGAAAATATTCTTGCCGTAAACAAGGCTTTACAAAAGGTGGAAATTTTGTGTGGTGATTATCAAGCTACTTTGAAGTTTGCAGAAGCGAACACACTGTTTTATTTTGATCCACCTTATAAGCCATTAAGCGAAACGTCAAGTTTCAACGCATATGCAAAGTACGATTTTAATGACAATGAGCAAATCAGATTGAGGGATTTTTGTACCAAAGTTGATTCTCTAAACCATAATTGGATTTTGAGCAATTCTGACCTTAAAGGAAAAGATATTAACGATAATTTCTTTGACGATTTATATTCTGACTTCAATATTCAAAGGGTTGACGCAAGAAGAAGTATTAATGCTAATCCGGAGAAGAGAGGTTCGTTAAAAGAACTCTTGATTACAAACCAAACGAAAAGCAAAGAATATGTCAGAGCAATTTAA
- a CDS encoding serine protein kinase PrkA — MNEKNDSLVSANSLDFHVSKVISGERRFENVFQAVTRMILDYPNGIRKITVNGRPTYDFQLFRKPGKHIVGMYDEINSLVSFVKDAADGGSSAEMAFVLIGEPGNGKTFLVDYLNRCYREFCSEEPNRRYTFKLKNLDKIGGYGKITSIESQTFEDPLILAMNLFEDRDKNIEYFEKMGADEEQIMSYFKKFRPLGACSDYIFHQIRNYCDGDIEKMKAFVEIIPIPISETRGTLTGKYAAKDKITSSAVDLLGDESISRLLHITDTNNPYRFDLRRGALARVAGGGIHFADEIFKNKRDLVQVYLGVIQNRSIEIEGFKWPLDTLIIATSNNAEFQRFLEEKEQAPIVDRCRLCYMAHNTNYQLQKELTRLSIGSLEKTTFAGEKLHIDPNLNYALSISFILSRMPHTDKLTSIEMMKLSAGEVAGEKSVKTLSEVIDQLNRETDITKRFGQKGMGHRNLGRAIQILLEKSETQEGKCMYAGDVFPAIEAVILDYVQDPNDRAKYLNDLKIAKSLHRENIMTSIFNAYMDEPDAIQKDVLNYVNMIIGIDAKNLSPNKVWTYRDPQTGKIISLKIDENFIDSVESRLGLKSKEQKQSYRTTISKIYGQKMIQDPNYDFMDNNDLVKAVTDVRLKSDIAGAGSLVGALSNRTNDENQNLYNRMIKTMIEKLGYDVTCAEKTIEYFCTPEDAS; from the coding sequence ATGAACGAGAAAAATGATAGTCTTGTATCAGCGAACAGTTTAGATTTTCATGTTAGCAAAGTAATCAGTGGGGAACGCCGTTTCGAGAACGTTTTCCAAGCTGTCACTCGGATGATTTTGGATTATCCGAACGGAATCCGCAAAATCACCGTGAATGGGCGCCCAACCTACGATTTCCAGCTTTTCCGCAAACCCGGAAAGCATATCGTCGGGATGTACGACGAAATTAACAGCTTGGTGTCCTTTGTCAAAGATGCGGCTGATGGCGGTTCTTCAGCCGAAATGGCGTTTGTGCTAATCGGCGAGCCCGGCAATGGCAAAACCTTCCTTGTGGATTACCTCAACCGCTGCTACCGCGAGTTTTGCTCCGAAGAGCCTAATAGGCGCTACACTTTTAAGCTGAAGAATCTCGACAAAATCGGCGGCTACGGCAAAATCACGTCTATCGAATCTCAAACTTTCGAAGACCCGCTGATACTGGCAATGAATCTCTTTGAAGACCGCGACAAGAATATCGAGTATTTCGAGAAAATGGGTGCAGACGAGGAACAAATCATGTCCTATTTCAAAAAGTTCAGACCTCTCGGGGCTTGCTCCGACTACATTTTCCACCAAATTCGCAACTATTGCGACGGCGACATCGAAAAGATGAAAGCCTTCGTCGAAATCATCCCGATTCCGATTAGCGAAACTCGTGGCACTCTGACCGGAAAATATGCCGCAAAGGACAAAATCACCTCGTCCGCAGTGGATTTGCTGGGCGATGAATCAATTTCACGCTTACTGCACATCACCGACACAAATAATCCATACAGATTCGACCTGCGTCGCGGAGCATTGGCACGTGTTGCAGGTGGCGGGATTCATTTCGCGGATGAAATTTTCAAAAACAAGCGCGACCTCGTCCAAGTCTATCTCGGCGTCATCCAAAATCGTTCAATCGAAATCGAAGGCTTCAAGTGGCCCCTCGACACTTTAATCATTGCAACAAGTAATAACGCGGAATTCCAAAGATTTTTAGAAGAAAAAGAACAAGCTCCAATCGTTGACCGTTGCCGTTTGTGTTACATGGCTCACAACACTAACTATCAATTGCAAAAGGAACTTACACGGCTTTCCATCGGTAGTCTCGAAAAAACTACTTTCGCGGGCGAAAAGCTGCACATTGACCCGAATTTGAATTACGCACTTTCGATTTCCTTCATTTTATCGCGTATGCCACATACGGACAAGTTGACTTCCATCGAGATGATGAAGCTCTCCGCAGGCGAAGTTGCGGGCGAAAAGAGCGTCAAAACTCTGTCGGAAGTGATTGACCAACTTAACCGCGAAACCGACATCACGAAGCGATTTGGGCAAAAGGGCATGGGGCACCGTAATTTGGGGCGTGCAATCCAAATTTTGCTCGAAAAATCCGAGACTCAAGAAGGCAAATGTATGTACGCCGGCGACGTGTTCCCCGCGATTGAAGCCGTGATTCTGGACTACGTGCAAGACCCCAACGACCGCGCCAAATACCTGAACGATTTGAAAATCGCGAAATCCTTGCACCGCGAAAATATCATGACCTCAATTTTCAACGCCTACATGGACGAGCCCGATGCCATCCAAAAGGACGTGCTGAATTACGTCAACATGATTATCGGGATTGATGCCAAAAACCTCAGCCCAAACAAGGTCTGGACTTATCGCGACCCGCAAACAGGCAAAATTATTTCGCTCAAAATTGACGAAAACTTCATTGACAGCGTCGAATCGCGGCTCGGGCTGAAAAGCAAAGAGCAGAAGCAGTCGTACCGCACCACGATTTCCAAAATCTACGGGCAGAAGATGATTCAAGACCCCAACTACGATTTCATGGACAACAACGATTTGGTCAAAGCGGTCACTGACGTCAGGCTCAAATCCGACATTGCCGGAGCAGGAAGCCTCGTAGGGGCGCTCTCCAACCGTACTAACGACGAAAACCAAAACCTTTACAATCGGATGATAAAAACGATGATTGAAAAGCTCGGCTACGACGTCACTTGCGCCGAAAAAACTATCGAATACTTCTGCACTCCGGAGGACGCTTCGTAG